A DNA window from Theobroma cacao cultivar B97-61/B2 chromosome 5, Criollo_cocoa_genome_V2, whole genome shotgun sequence contains the following coding sequences:
- the LOC18600542 gene encoding GATA transcription factor 15: MGVMDLREKKSLSEVVMMSENNKKFCTDCKTTKTPLWRGGPAGPKSLCNACGIRYRKKRRAMLGLNKGPEKKKERSQSSHSSSTTTTTTSSASVATTNVGDKKPSGQLNGLSESVKMRLYALGSEVFLQRSSSSSLLSGVVKKQRCQRRRKLGEEEQAAFSLMALSCGSVFA, encoded by the exons ATGGGTGTAATGGATCTGAGAGAAAAG AAATCATTGAGCGAAGTTGTGATGATGAGTGAGAACAACAAGAAGTTTTGTACTGATTGCAAAACCACAAAGACCCCTCTTTGGAGAGGTGGCCCTGCTGGCCCCAAG TCACTGTGCAATGCATGTGGGATCAGATacaggaaaaaaagaagagcaaTGTTGGGTTTGAACAAAGGAccggagaagaagaaagagagatcaCAGTCTTCACACAGCAgctccaccaccaccaccacaaCCAGCTCTGCTTCTGTTGCTACAACAAATGTTGGTGATAAGAAACCCAGTGGGCAATTGAATGGGTTGAGTGAGTCTGTGAAGATGAGATTATATGCCTTGGGCAGTGAAGTTTTCTTGCaaagatcatcatcatcatcattattaTCTGGGGTGGTGAAGAAGCAGAGGTGCCAAAGGAGAAGGAAGTtgggagaggaagaacaaGCTGCATTTTCTTTGATGGCATTGTCCTGTGGCTCTGTTTTTGCTTGA